The Zingiber officinale cultivar Zhangliang chromosome 10A, Zo_v1.1, whole genome shotgun sequence genome contains a region encoding:
- the LOC122027091 gene encoding cytochrome P450 CYP72A219-like isoform X1, with translation MELWFAVCSGLAALLVAVWAVRILNWAFWKPRRLDRALRSQGLKGSSYRPISGDLKEMVRLTEEARAKPMPFSHAVFPRVSPFFERAAEAHGKENKVTFHWMGPNPRAVIADPDQIREVLTNKTGEIGKPKINYLLKYFIRGVLSQEGEKWAKHRKILNPAFHIEKLKRMLPAFSACCDELVNRWDEMAPKGEEIDVFVEFQSFTGDVISRSAFGINFEEGRKIFQLQNEQAVFIDGSLPFAHIPGFRFLPTRINTRMKAIDKEVRGILLSIIKKREESIKLGTAKNDDLLGLLLESNLQHLREHGNAGLTTDEVVEECKLFYFAGQETTSLLLTWTMVVLSMHQDWQERAREEVLQAFGKEKPTFDGLSHLKTVTMILYEVLRLYPPVMGQRRQVFKSTKIGNVVYPPGVLLYLSALQVHHDPDLWGKDVDEFKPERFAEGMYKASEKNAFFPFGGGHRVCIGQNFALLEAKLALCLILQHFSFDLSPSYTHAPNAVLTLKPQHGAPIRLRRL, from the exons ATGGAGCTGTGGTTCGCCGTGTGCAGCGGCCTGGCAGCGCTGCTGGTGGCGGTCTGGGCAGTCAGGATACTGAACTGGGCGTTCTGGAAGCCGCGCCGACTTGATCGCGCGCTCCGGTCGCAGGGGCTCAAGGGCTCCTCTTACCGCCCCATCAGCGGCGACCTCAAGGAGATGGTGCGGCTTACCGAGGAGGCCCGCGCCAAGCCCATGCCCTTCTCCCACGCCGTCTTCCCTCGCGTTTCTCCCTTCTTCGAACGCGCCGCTGAAGCACACG gaAAGGAGAACAAGGTAACTTTCCATTGGATGGGACCTAATCCGAGAGCGGTCATCGCGGATCCTGATCAAATCAGAGAAGTTCTGACCAACAAGACCGGCGAGATCGGGAAGCCAAAGATCAATTATCTGTTGAAGTACTTTATTAGAGGCGTGCTGAGTCAGGAAGGTGAGAAATGGGCCAAGCATAGGAAGATTTTGAACCCCGCTTTCCATATAGAGAAGCTCAAG CGCATGCTGCCTGCTTTCTCTGCTTGTTGTGATGAGCTGGTCAACCGATGGGATGAGATGGCGCCGAAAGGTGAAGAGATAGATGTTTTCGTCGAATTCCAGAGCTTCACCGGCGATGTCATTTCCCGGAGTGCTTTCGGTATCAATTTTGAAGAAGGAAGGAAAATTTTCCAGCTTCAGAATGAGCAAGCTGTGTTCATCGACGGCAGTCTTCCTTTTGCACATATACCGGGCTTCAG GTTTTTGCCCACCCGAATTAACACTCGAATGAAAGCAATCGACAAAGAGGTGAGAGGGATTCTATTGAGCATAATCAAGAAGAGGGAGGAGAGTATTAAATTGGGCACCGCAAAGAACGATGACCTTCTCGGCTTATTGCTGGAATCCAATCTGCAACACCTCCGAGAACATGGGAACGCCGGGTTGACGACGGACGAGGTGGTGGAAGAATGCAAGCTGTTCTACTTCGCCGGACAAGAGACGACGTCCCTTTTGCTAACGTGGACGATGGTTGTGCTGAGCATGCATCAAGATTGGCAAGAACGGGCTCGCGAAGAGGTTCTGCAAGCCTTTGGGAAAGAGAAACCCACTTTCGATGGCTTGAGCCACTTGAAGACC GTGACGATGATTCTGTACGAGGTTCTGCGACTCTACCCGCCTGTAATGGGCCAGCGGCGGCAGGTCTTCAAGAGCACAAAAATTGGGAACGTAGTGTACCCTCCAGGCGTCCTGCTCTACCTGTCCGCCCTTCAGGTTCACCATGATCCAGACTTGTGGGGCAAAGACGTCGACGAGTTCAAGCCGGAGAGATTTGCTGAGGGCATGTACAAGGCGTCAGAGAAGAATGCCTTCTTCCCCTTCGGTGGCGGCCACCGGGTCTGCATAGGCCAGAACTTCGCGTTGCTGGAAGCCAAGTTGGCACTATGCTTGATCCTTCAACACTTCTCCTTTGACCTCTCGCCGTCCTACACTCACGCTCCCAATGCTGTTCTCACTCTCAAGCCTCAACATGGTGCTCCCATCAGACTGCGTAGGCTTTGA
- the LOC122027094 gene encoding cytochrome P450 CYP72A219-like: protein MGPIPRAVIADPDQIREVLTNKTGEIGKPKINYLLKYFIRGVLSQEGEKWAKHRKILNPAFHIEKLKRMLPAFSACCDELVSRWDEMAAKGEEIDVSVEFQSFTGDVISRSAFGINFEEGRKIFQLQSEQTVFIDGSLPFAHIPGFRFLPTRINTRMKAIDKEVRGILLSIIKKREESIKLGTAKNDDLLGLLLESNLQHLREHGNAGLTTDEVVEECKLFYFAGQETTSLLLTWTMVVLSMHQDWQERAREEVLQAFGKEKPTFDGLSHLKTVTMILYEVLRLYPPIMGQRRQVFKSTKIGNVVYPPGVLLYLSTLQVHHDPDLWGKDVDEFKPERFAEGMYKASEKNAFFPFGSGHRVCIGQNFALLEAKLALCLILQHFSFDLSPSYTHAPNAVLTLKPQHGAPIRLRRL, encoded by the exons ATGGGACCTATTCCGAGAGCGGTCATCGCGGATCCTGATCAAATCAGAGAAGTTCTGACCAACAAGACCGGCGAGATCGGGAAGCCAAAGATCAATTATCTGTTGAAGTATTTTATTAGAGGCGTGCTGAGTCAGGAAGGTGAGAAATGGGCCAAGCATAGGAAGATTTTGAACCCCGCTTTCCATATAGAGAAACTCAAG CGCATGCTGCCTGCTTTCTCTGCTTGTTGTGATGAGCTGGTCAGCCGATGGGATGAGATGGCGGCGAAAGGTGAAGAGATAGATGTTTCCGTCGAATTCCAGAGCTTCACCGGCGATGTCATTTCCCGGAGTGCTTTCGGTATCAATTTTGAAGAAGGGAGGAAAATTTTCCAGCTTCAGAGTGAGCAAACTGTGTTCATCGACGGCAGTCTTCCTTTTGCACATATACCGGGCTTCAG GTTTTTGCCCACCCGAATTAACACTAGAATGAAAGCAATCGACAAAGAGGTGAGAGGGATTCTATTGAGCATAATCAAGAAGAGGGAGGAGAGTATTAAATTGGGCACCGCAAAGAACGATGACCTTCTCGGCTTATTGCTGGAATCCAATCTGCAACACCTCCGAGAACATGGGAACGCCGGGTTGACGACGGACGAGGTGGTGGAAGAATGCAAGCTGTTCTACTTCGCCGGACAAGAGACGACGTCCCTTTTGCTAACATGGACGATGGTTGTGCTGAGCATGCATCAAGATTGGCAAGAACGGGCTCGCGAAGAGGTTCTGCAAGCCTTTGGGAAAGAGAAACCCACTTTCGATGGCTTGAGCCACTTGAAGACC GTGACGATGATTCTGTACGAGGTTCTGCGACTCTACCCGCCTATAATGGGCCAGCGGCGGCAGGTCTTCAAGAGCACAAAAATTGGGAACGTAGTGTACCCTCCAGGCGTCCTGCTCTACTTGTCCACCCTTCAGGTTCACCATGATCCAGACTTGTGGGGCAAAGACGTCGACGAGTTCAAGCCGGAGAGATTTGCTGAGGGCATGTACAAGGCGTCAGAGAAGAATGCCTTCTTCCCCTTCGGTAGCGGCCACCGGGTCTGCATAGGCCAGAACTTCGCGTTGCTGGAAGCCAAGTTGGCACTATGTTTGATCCTTCAACACTTCTCCTTTGACCTCTCGCCGTCCTACACTCATGCTCCCAATGCAGTTCTCACTCTCAAGCCTCAACATGGTGCTCCCATCAGACTGCGTAGGCTTTGA
- the LOC122027093 gene encoding cytochrome P450 CYP72A219-like, translating to MELWFAVCGGLAALLVAAWAVRMLNWAFWKPRRLDRALRSQGLKGSSYRPISGDLKDFVRLTEEARAKPMPFSHAILPRVSPFYERAAEAHGKENKVTFHWMGPNPRAVIADPDQIREVLADKTGEIGKATTSHLFKYFIGGVLIQEGEKWAKHRKILNPAFHIEKLKRMLPVFSACCDVLVNRWDEMAAKGEEIDVFDEFQSLTGDVISRSAFGSNFEEGGKIFQLHNEQTVLIAGSLPYVHIPGYRFLPTRTNTRMKAIDKEVKGILLSIIKKREESMKLGTANNDDLLDLLLESNLQHLREHGNTGLTTDEVVDECKLFYFAGQETTSLLLTWMMVVLSMHQDWQERAREEVLQAFGKEKPTFDGLSHLKTVTMILYEVLRLYSPAAGIQRQVLKSTKIGGVVYPPGVVLFLSILQVHHDPDLWGKDVDEFTPERFAEGMYMASEKNAFFPFGSGHRICIGQNFALLEAKLALCLILQRFSFDLSPSYAHAPDFVLTLKPQHGAPIRLRRI from the exons ATGGAACTGTGGTTCGCCGTGTGCGGCGGCCTGGCCGCGCTGCTGGTGGCTGCCTGGGCAGTCAGGATGCTGAACTGGGCGTTCTGGAAGCCGCGCCGCCTAGACCGCGCGCTCCGGTCGCAGGGACTCAAGGGCTCCTCCTACCGTCCCATCAGCGGCGATCTCAAGGATTTTGTCCGGCTTACCGAGGAGGCCCGCGCCAAGCCCATGCCCTTCTCCCACGCCATCTTGCCTCGCGTTTCTCCCTTCTACGAACGCGCCGCTGAAGCACACG gAAAGGAGAACAAGGTAACTTTCCATTGGATGGGACCTAATCCGAGAGCGGTCATCGCGGATCCTGATCAAATCAGAGAAGTTTTGGCCGACAAGACCGGCGAGATCGGGAAGGCAACCACCAGTCATCTGTTTAAGTACTTTATCGGAGGCGTGCTAATTCAGGAAGGTGAGAAATGGGCCAAGCACAGGAAGATATTGAACCCCGCTTTCCATATAGAGAAGCTGAAG CGCATGCTGCCTGTTTTCTCTGCTTGTTGTGATGTGCTGGTCAACCGATGGGATGAGATGGCGGCGAAAGGTGAAGAGATAGATGTTTTCGACGAATTCCAGAGCCTCACCGGCGATGTCATTTCCCGGAGTGCTTTCGGTAGCAATTTTGAGGAAGGAGGGAAAATTTTCCAGCTTCATAATGAGCAAACTGTGCTCATCGCTGGCAGTCTCCCTTATGTACATATACCGGGCTACAG GTTTTTGCCCACCCGAACGAACACTAGAATGAAAGCAATCGACAAAGAGGTGAAAGGGATTCTATTGAGCATAATCAAGAAGAGGGAGGAGAGTATGAAATTAGGCACCGCAAACAACGATGACCTTCTTGACTTGTTACTGGAATCCAATCTGCAACACCTCCGAGAACACGGGAACACCGGGTTGACGACGGACGAGGTGGTGGATGAATGCAAGCTGTTCTACTTCGCCGGACAAGAGACTACGTCCCTTTTGCTAACGTGGATGATGGTTGTGTTGAGCATGCATCAAGATTGGCAAGAACGGGCTCGCGAAGAGGTTCTGCAAGCCTTTGGGAAAGAGAAACCCACTTTCGATGGCTTGAGCCACCTGAAGACC GTGACGATGATTCTGTACGAGGTTCTGCGACTCTACTCGCCGGCAGCCGGCATACAGCGGCAGGTCCTCAAGAGCACAAAAATTGGGGGCGTAGTGTACCCTCCAGGCGTTGTGCTCTTCCTGTCCATCCTTCAGGTTCACCATGATCCAGACTTGTGGGGCAAAGACGTCGACGAGTTCACGCCGGAGAGATTCGCGGAGGGCATGTACATGGCGTCAGAGAAGAATGCCTTCTTCCCCTTCGGTAGCGGCCACCGGATCTGCATAGGCCAGAACTTCGCGTTGCTGGAAGCCAAGCTGGCACTATGTTTGATCCTTCAACGCTTCTCCTTTGACCTCTCGCCGTCCTACGCTCATGCTCCCGACTTTGTTCTCACTCTCAAGCCTCAGCATGGGGCTCCTATCAGACTGCGTAGGATTTGA
- the LOC122027091 gene encoding cytochrome P450 CYP72A219-like isoform X2, with the protein MELWFAVCSGLAALLVAVWAVRILNWAFWKPRRLDRALRSQGLKGSSYRPISGDLKEMVRLTEEARAKPMPFSHAVFPRVSPFFERAAEAHGKENKVTFHWMGPNPRAVIADPDQIREVLTNKTGEIGKPKINYLLKYFIRGVLSQEGEKWAKHRKILNPAFHIEKLKRMLPAFSACCDELVNRWDEMAPKGEEIDVFVEFQSFTGDVISRSAFGINFEEGRKIFQLQNEQAVFIDGSLPFAHIPGFRFLPTRINTRMKAIDKEVRGILLSIIKKREESIKLGTAKNDDLLGLLLESNLQHLREHGNAGLTTDEVVEECKLFYFAGQETTSLLLTWTMVVLSMHQDWQERAREEVLQAFGKEKPTFDGLSHLKTVTMILYEVLRLYPPVMGQRRQVFKSTKIGNVVYPPGVLLYLSALQVHHDPDLWGKDVDEFKPERFAEGMYKASEKNAFFPFGGGHRVCIGQNFALLEAKLALCLILQHFSFDLSPSYTHAPNAVLTLKPQHGAPIRLRRL; encoded by the exons ATGGAGCTGTG GTTCGCCGTGTGCAGCGGCCTGGCAGCGCTGCTGGTGGCGGTCTGGGCAGTCAGGATACTGAACTGGGCGTTCTGGAAGCCGCGCCGACTTGATCGCGCGCTCCGGTCGCAGGGGCTCAAGGGCTCCTCTTACCGCCCCATCAGCGGCGACCTCAAGGAGATGGTGCGGCTTACCGAGGAGGCCCGCGCCAAGCCCATGCCCTTCTCCCACGCCGTCTTCCCTCGCGTTTCTCCCTTCTTCGAACGCGCCGCTGAAGCACACG gaAAGGAGAACAAGGTAACTTTCCATTGGATGGGACCTAATCCGAGAGCGGTCATCGCGGATCCTGATCAAATCAGAGAAGTTCTGACCAACAAGACCGGCGAGATCGGGAAGCCAAAGATCAATTATCTGTTGAAGTACTTTATTAGAGGCGTGCTGAGTCAGGAAGGTGAGAAATGGGCCAAGCATAGGAAGATTTTGAACCCCGCTTTCCATATAGAGAAGCTCAAG CGCATGCTGCCTGCTTTCTCTGCTTGTTGTGATGAGCTGGTCAACCGATGGGATGAGATGGCGCCGAAAGGTGAAGAGATAGATGTTTTCGTCGAATTCCAGAGCTTCACCGGCGATGTCATTTCCCGGAGTGCTTTCGGTATCAATTTTGAAGAAGGAAGGAAAATTTTCCAGCTTCAGAATGAGCAAGCTGTGTTCATCGACGGCAGTCTTCCTTTTGCACATATACCGGGCTTCAG GTTTTTGCCCACCCGAATTAACACTCGAATGAAAGCAATCGACAAAGAGGTGAGAGGGATTCTATTGAGCATAATCAAGAAGAGGGAGGAGAGTATTAAATTGGGCACCGCAAAGAACGATGACCTTCTCGGCTTATTGCTGGAATCCAATCTGCAACACCTCCGAGAACATGGGAACGCCGGGTTGACGACGGACGAGGTGGTGGAAGAATGCAAGCTGTTCTACTTCGCCGGACAAGAGACGACGTCCCTTTTGCTAACGTGGACGATGGTTGTGCTGAGCATGCATCAAGATTGGCAAGAACGGGCTCGCGAAGAGGTTCTGCAAGCCTTTGGGAAAGAGAAACCCACTTTCGATGGCTTGAGCCACTTGAAGACC GTGACGATGATTCTGTACGAGGTTCTGCGACTCTACCCGCCTGTAATGGGCCAGCGGCGGCAGGTCTTCAAGAGCACAAAAATTGGGAACGTAGTGTACCCTCCAGGCGTCCTGCTCTACCTGTCCGCCCTTCAGGTTCACCATGATCCAGACTTGTGGGGCAAAGACGTCGACGAGTTCAAGCCGGAGAGATTTGCTGAGGGCATGTACAAGGCGTCAGAGAAGAATGCCTTCTTCCCCTTCGGTGGCGGCCACCGGGTCTGCATAGGCCAGAACTTCGCGTTGCTGGAAGCCAAGTTGGCACTATGCTTGATCCTTCAACACTTCTCCTTTGACCTCTCGCCGTCCTACACTCACGCTCCCAATGCTGTTCTCACTCTCAAGCCTCAACATGGTGCTCCCATCAGACTGCGTAGGCTTTGA